Proteins encoded together in one Bacteroides ovatus window:
- a CDS encoding site-specific integrase, giving the protein MTITIRQKALANDNISLYLDIYDGGKRKFEFLSLYLLPEVDAETKARNEETLQRAHQIRAERILHPETIPEVGHLMIVKEIPNDESPEVLDWIQTYIDWMSDNTDYSKAIVDQSKYLKYLMSEFLANKRRPHITLRKFDKEWLKAFFLWLKNDYVPQKYVRVEAKPLCEGSLHNVQQRIVTVFNKAVKFGKLKANPFYQLEKSDIFPKPKTSHKQYLTPDELKRFMASDERSPGVAETQRAFGFACLTGLRISDIKALRWSDIKRNEETNTLVIIQKKTKALNAVPIGNTALSWMPPKGNDDFVFHLPAKANVDAALKRIAKKVGIEKNISFHCARHTFGILVQAVTGNIETTKKLMGHKSLKSTSIYADVLTNEKVKAVDNTKKAFRGRKQREENKQIPRTKRTAATNTHPRRITFLQDNK; this is encoded by the coding sequence ATGACAATAACTATCAGACAAAAGGCACTTGCCAACGACAACATAAGCTTGTATCTTGACATCTACGATGGTGGCAAGCGCAAGTTTGAATTTCTTTCCCTCTATTTGTTGCCGGAGGTTGATGCAGAGACCAAAGCAAGGAACGAAGAAACATTGCAACGTGCTCACCAGATAAGAGCAGAGCGTATTCTTCATCCAGAGACCATTCCAGAGGTAGGTCATTTGATGATTGTGAAGGAAATCCCCAATGACGAGTCTCCCGAAGTCTTGGACTGGATCCAGACTTACATCGACTGGATGAGCGACAACACAGACTATTCCAAGGCTATTGTTGACCAATCAAAGTATCTGAAATACCTAATGAGCGAGTTCCTTGCCAACAAGCGCAGACCTCACATCACTCTGAGGAAGTTCGACAAGGAATGGTTAAAGGCTTTCTTCCTTTGGTTGAAGAACGACTATGTACCCCAAAAGTATGTACGAGTTGAAGCCAAACCTTTGTGTGAAGGTTCCCTTCACAATGTTCAACAGCGCATAGTGACGGTGTTCAACAAGGCTGTCAAGTTCGGCAAGTTGAAGGCTAACCCTTTCTACCAGTTGGAGAAGTCAGACATCTTTCCCAAGCCAAAGACATCACATAAGCAGTATCTCACTCCAGATGAACTGAAAAGGTTCATGGCTTCAGATGAGAGAAGTCCTGGAGTTGCAGAGACACAGAGAGCTTTTGGTTTTGCCTGTCTAACAGGACTTCGTATCAGCGACATCAAGGCTCTGCGGTGGAGTGATATCAAGAGGAACGAGGAAACAAACACGCTTGTAATCATCCAAAAGAAGACCAAGGCTCTCAATGCCGTACCAATCGGCAATACCGCCTTGTCATGGATGCCACCCAAAGGCAATGATGATTTTGTGTTTCACCTTCCTGCCAAGGCTAATGTGGATGCAGCCCTTAAAAGGATAGCTAAAAAGGTGGGCATTGAGAAGAATATCTCTTTTCACTGTGCCAGACATACATTCGGAATTTTGGTGCAGGCGGTTACTGGTAACATTGAGACTACCAAGAAGCTGATGGGACACAAGTCACTCAAATCCACCTCCATCTATGCAGATGTGCTGACGAATGAAAAGGTCAAGGCTGTTGACAACACGAAGAAAGCCTTTCGAGGTCGCAAACAGCGTGAAGAGAACAAGCAAATACCGAGGACAAAGCGGACAGCAGCCACCAACACCCATCCACGCAGAATAACTTTTTTACAGGATAACAAGTAA
- a CDS encoding site-specific integrase, with translation MARPKKHVKLKEPIKIRLKSLADGNKSIYLDIYYKGVRKYEYLKLYLVPEINPVCKEQNKQTMAIAERIKAERIKALHGHGIQDWETVKQGSMLLTTWIKKYCEGGVGIKKSTLHCRVEMLHTVEKYLDETNKGFIALEEVNAEFCRGYVKFLRNFPNSHIKYGEPRPISENTASRYLGMFSTALNNAVRQGIIRNNPMKELDARERIQPKEGKKEYLTIEELRTLIATDSYRPEVKEAFIFACFTGLRLSDMYRLAPMHIFKTADGKGEYIDMEMQKTEKPVIIPLSEEAKRWLPKPRGNDIPFFDIPTTQTVIGRALHKWAEAAGIEKHISFHCSRHTFGTMMLTLGADLFTTSKLMGHSNIQTTEIYAKIVDKKKEEAINLIDGMFT, from the coding sequence ATGGCAAGACCAAAGAAACATGTAAAGCTGAAAGAACCGATTAAAATTCGGTTGAAGTCGCTCGCAGATGGCAACAAGAGCATCTATCTTGACATCTACTATAAGGGAGTGAGAAAGTATGAATACCTCAAACTCTATCTCGTCCCCGAAATCAATCCCGTCTGTAAGGAACAGAACAAGCAGACTATGGCGATTGCAGAACGCATCAAGGCAGAGCGCATCAAAGCCCTGCATGGTCATGGCATACAGGACTGGGAAACCGTCAAGCAAGGTTCAATGCTTCTCACTACTTGGATAAAGAAGTATTGTGAAGGTGGTGTCGGCATCAAGAAGTCAACACTCCATTGCCGTGTGGAAATGCTGCACACCGTGGAGAAGTATCTTGACGAGACAAACAAAGGCTTCATTGCCCTTGAAGAGGTCAATGCGGAGTTCTGCCGTGGTTATGTAAAATTCTTGCGTAACTTCCCAAATTCCCATATCAAGTATGGCGAGCCAAGACCTATCAGTGAGAATACGGCAAGCCGATACCTCGGAATGTTCTCCACTGCTCTCAATAACGCTGTGCGCCAAGGCATTATCCGAAACAATCCGATGAAGGAACTTGATGCACGTGAGCGCATCCAACCCAAGGAAGGCAAGAAAGAATACCTTACTATAGAGGAACTTCGCACCCTCATAGCTACGGATAGTTACCGCCCAGAGGTCAAGGAGGCTTTCATCTTCGCTTGTTTTACAGGATTGCGATTAAGCGACATGTACCGTCTTGCGCCGATGCACATCTTCAAGACCGCTGACGGAAAAGGCGAATACATAGACATGGAAATGCAAAAGACGGAGAAGCCTGTTATAATACCTCTCTCGGAAGAGGCTAAGCGTTGGTTGCCGAAACCAAGAGGAAATGATATTCCTTTCTTTGACATTCCGACCACACAGACCGTTATAGGCAGGGCTCTCCACAAATGGGCGGAAGCGGCAGGGATTGAGAAGCATATCTCATTCCATTGCTCACGGCACACGTTCGGAACGATGATGCTCACGCTCGGTGCAGACCTTTTTACCACAAGCAAGCTGATGGGACATTCCAACATTCAGACCACGGAAATCTATGCTAAAATCGTGGACAAGAAGAAGGAGGAAGCCATCAACCTCATTGACGGTATGTTCACATAA
- a CDS encoding helicase-related protein gives MFQMVKDLIDGKLELRAHPSKKIHAKIYVLYPNDFNQYTQGMAITGSSNLTGNGLGITEERQYEFNVKMDRYDDVKFAKEEFELLWKEAEGCEITADDVKTSIDHTYLKGDASPYDLYIKMLMEYFSDRVMATDDNNPFDMPEGYKKYDYQMDAVEEGYQKLLRYDGFFLADVVGLGKTVIATMIAKKFLIENGRDKTKILVVYPPAVEHNWKATFKDFGIDKYVNFISNGSLSKILDEDNYNYWNADEFDLILVDEAHKFRSHTTSAFEQLQEICKMPRIENGNIPGFKKKVMLISATPMNNTPADIYTEIQLFQDPRRCTIDGVSNLTAFFSPLIKEFKQLKREPNFDISRFKKLAERVRDRVIKPLTVRRTRTDIENVPRYNKDVNGFPKVERPIESRYELNEHLADLFEHAMLTLEKNLTYARYQAIAYLKPEVAQGLYDNAELISRSLAGIRKNGLVKRLESSFYAFQVSLDNFRQANQNMIDMFDRNKVFIAPDLDINMLLESGLSDEEIEEKLNAKAEDNPKNAVFTADDFKPEFIEMLRGDQNTLEMLCSEWADIKDEDDSKFTKFNELLKHKLFKSERNPEQKLVVFSESVDTVEYLARRINRKDVLVISADNRSKQFKTIRENFDANYKTKLNDYNIILTTDVLAEGVNLHRANVIVNYDTPWNSTRLMQRIGRVNRIGSSSKHIYNYVFYPSREGNREINLNQIALSKIQTFHSTFGEDNQIYSQEEILDRDLSKLFDEGMKKQKEECNQELPYYEELRALYQNNRREYNRIAKLSLRSRTGREMKKVDGVTLANDTLVFLKTNFRKVFFLVSETAEELSVLDALKYFKAPKEEQSAERIEQHHKHINMALRKFRMMQDEEARSQETTHEEQGSVGVQVSTAVNLLNNFIREIDDNELYIKVVQLKTLAERGVITYIAKRLQRIQKNLRRVGGKARMTHDEALAEIIDMAKKYAPYYTAQESLLNEQETNAEIILSESFNKL, from the coding sequence ATGTTCCAAATGGTGAAAGACCTTATTGATGGTAAATTGGAACTAAGAGCGCATCCTTCAAAAAAAATACATGCCAAAATATACGTACTTTATCCAAACGATTTTAATCAATACACCCAAGGAATGGCTATAACTGGTTCCAGTAATCTTACTGGAAACGGACTAGGCATCACGGAGGAACGTCAGTATGAGTTTAATGTAAAAATGGATAGATATGATGATGTAAAATTTGCCAAAGAAGAATTTGAATTATTATGGAAAGAAGCCGAAGGATGCGAAATTACGGCTGATGATGTAAAAACATCAATAGATCATACATACCTCAAAGGTGATGCTTCACCTTATGACCTTTATATTAAAATGCTCATGGAGTATTTTTCGGATAGAGTCATGGCAACAGACGATAACAATCCATTTGATATGCCGGAAGGGTATAAGAAATATGATTACCAAATGGATGCTGTGGAAGAAGGTTATCAAAAGCTACTGCGTTACGATGGCTTTTTTCTTGCTGATGTTGTAGGTCTTGGCAAGACTGTAATTGCTACAATGATAGCTAAGAAATTCTTGATCGAGAATGGGCGTGACAAAACAAAAATTCTCGTCGTCTATCCACCTGCCGTAGAACACAACTGGAAAGCAACATTTAAAGATTTTGGCATTGACAAGTATGTTAATTTTATTTCCAATGGCAGTTTGTCTAAGATTCTCGATGAAGACAATTATAACTACTGGAATGCTGATGAATTTGACCTTATTTTGGTTGATGAAGCACATAAATTCCGCTCGCATACAACCTCTGCCTTTGAGCAATTGCAGGAAATATGCAAAATGCCCCGTATAGAAAATGGAAATATTCCCGGCTTTAAGAAAAAGGTAATGCTTATTTCAGCAACACCTATGAATAATACACCTGCAGATATATACACAGAAATCCAATTATTCCAAGATCCACGCCGATGTACGATTGATGGTGTATCAAATTTAACGGCATTCTTTTCACCTCTTATTAAAGAATTTAAACAGCTAAAAAGAGAGCCAAATTTCGACATAAGTCGATTCAAGAAATTAGCAGAACGAGTTCGAGACCGCGTTATCAAGCCATTGACGGTTCGGCGTACACGTACTGACATCGAGAACGTGCCTCGATATAATAAGGATGTGAATGGCTTTCCAAAAGTAGAGCGTCCTATAGAAAGTCGATATGAGCTTAATGAGCATCTCGCTGATTTGTTTGAACATGCTATGCTTACTCTTGAAAAGAACTTGACGTACGCTCGTTATCAAGCTATAGCCTACTTGAAGCCTGAAGTGGCACAAGGACTGTATGATAACGCGGAATTAATAAGCCGCAGCTTAGCTGGAATCCGTAAAAACGGATTGGTGAAGCGGCTAGAAAGCAGTTTTTATGCTTTCCAAGTTTCATTAGACAATTTCCGTCAAGCAAACCAAAATATGATAGATATGTTTGACCGCAACAAAGTATTCATTGCTCCGGATCTTGATATCAATATGCTATTAGAATCAGGGTTGAGTGATGAAGAAATTGAGGAGAAACTAAATGCCAAAGCGGAAGATAATCCCAAAAATGCAGTATTCACTGCTGATGATTTTAAGCCTGAATTTATAGAAATGCTTAGAGGAGATCAGAATACACTTGAAATGTTATGTTCAGAATGGGCAGATATAAAAGACGAAGATGATTCCAAGTTCACAAAGTTCAATGAGCTGCTTAAGCATAAGTTGTTCAAATCGGAACGCAATCCTGAACAGAAACTGGTTGTATTTTCAGAATCAGTTGACACAGTAGAGTATTTGGCACGCCGTATTAATCGTAAAGACGTATTGGTAATCTCCGCTGATAATCGTAGTAAGCAGTTCAAAACTATCCGTGAGAATTTTGATGCTAACTATAAGACAAAACTCAATGACTACAATATCATCCTCACCACAGATGTGCTTGCTGAAGGTGTAAACTTGCATCGAGCAAATGTGATTGTAAATTATGACACTCCTTGGAATAGCACCCGACTGATGCAACGTATTGGTCGCGTCAATCGTATCGGTTCTTCATCCAAACATATATACAATTACGTTTTCTATCCATCCCGTGAAGGAAACCGTGAAATCAATCTAAATCAAATCGCATTAAGTAAGATTCAAACCTTTCATTCCACCTTCGGTGAAGACAACCAAATTTACTCACAAGAAGAAATTCTTGACCGCGACTTAAGTAAACTCTTTGATGAAGGCATGAAGAAACAAAAGGAAGAATGTAATCAAGAATTGCCATATTATGAGGAACTCCGTGCACTCTATCAAAACAACCGTAGAGAATATAATCGCATAGCAAAACTCTCATTGCGTAGCCGTACTGGTCGTGAAATGAAAAAAGTAGATGGAGTAACACTTGCAAATGACACTCTTGTATTCCTGAAAACGAATTTCCGTAAGGTATTCTTTTTGGTCTCAGAAACAGCAGAAGAACTTTCTGTGCTTGATGCTCTAAAATATTTCAAAGCTCCCAAAGAAGAACAATCCGCAGAGCGTATAGAGCAACACCATAAGCATATTAATATGGCTTTACGAAAATTTCGCATGATGCAGGATGAAGAAGCACGTTCTCAAGAAACTACCCATGAAGAACAAGGTTCTGTTGGAGTGCAAGTTAGTACCGCTGTAAATTTGTTAAATAATTTCATTCGTGAAATAGACGATAATGAACTATACATAAAAGTAGTTCAGCTCAAAACATTAGCGGAAAGAGGTGTCATCACCTACATAGCTAAACGCTTACAACGCATACAGAAAAACTTGCGTCGCGTAGGAGGTAAAGCCAGAATGACACATGATGAAGCACTTGCAGAAATCATTGATATGGCAAAAAAGTATGCACCATATTATACGGCACAAGAATCTCTGCTTAATGAGCAAGAGACTAATGCAGAAATTATTTTATCAGAATCATTCAATAAACTCTAA